A window of the Miscanthus floridulus cultivar M001 chromosome 14, ASM1932011v1, whole genome shotgun sequence genome harbors these coding sequences:
- the LOC136503900 gene encoding uncharacterized protein — MMPRWLRTAKKSDGLEDKFDSLELNHTPRCLNEAADALVKVTSGREPMPTGVFTSDQHKPSVRYDGSEWTDDGPSDLAPGADQPTAPPGPGVMELEEDPAMELDPLGDWRTLYLDYFLRDALSTDKTEA, encoded by the coding sequence atgatgccacgatggctgcgtactgccaagaagtctgacgggctggaggacaagttcgacagccttgaactcaatcacaccccgaggtgcctcaatgaggcggccgacgcacTCGTAAAGGTGACATCCGGTCGAGAGCCGATGCCAACAGGCGTCTTCACCAGCGACCAACATAAACCCTCGGTGCGCTACGATGGGTCAGAATGgaccgacgatggcccatctgatctagccccgggggctgaccaaccgaccgctccgcccggCCCCggtgtcatggagcttgaagaagatccaGCGATGGAGCTCGACCCTCTAGgtgactggagaacactctatcTAGACTACTTCCTCCGCGATGCGCTGTCAACAGACAAGACGGAGGCCTGA